In Bacillus sp. NP247, one DNA window encodes the following:
- a CDS encoding ABC transporter substrate-binding protein: MKKKTKKWAGVFSVLLSSSFVLSACGGQEDTASTEPVKQQDLKNIKIEKIAATDKTKVPDKAKNRKDTLVVGISKPGGVFLPYFQQNGWDGNVTSVIFASLVSTDKQGKPTPELAEKWDVSSDQLTYTFHLRKDLKFSDGSPLTADDVAFTLTLLHDKAYEGEIDISQYAVKGGKEYKEGKATSIEGIQVVDPQTIKITTEKVNSQTLTALGGPVLSKAYYGKDYKQNTSLDYLKELYGKPIAAGPYKFEKYIPGQEVRFVANENYYAGKPKILNFIYKITAGDTKLQLFQTGEVDYTGLGTGDEILEQAKGLQFANIQIETAASFNYIYMNNNKPYLKDKKVRQALIYGLDRKKYVDTALKGYGTVANVPIHPTSWAYTEEGVNKYEYDKEKAKKLLDEAGWKAGSDGIREKDGQKLKLSYFGPSSAKDSDLLIPIAKENYKEIGVEFNPEFMDFNTMLSKVNKGDYDLASVSTPITSDPSETAGEYLSGVNEKSLGYKNAKVDELIKKGIETVDIEKRKPIYKELYKELSDDPPVILLNYRRTITGYNGNIKGIDPEKYNSISANLPVLSIEK; the protein is encoded by the coding sequence ATGAAGAAAAAGACAAAAAAATGGGCTGGTGTATTTTCAGTATTACTGAGTAGTTCGTTTGTGTTATCTGCTTGCGGGGGACAAGAAGATACGGCTTCTACAGAACCAGTTAAACAGCAAGATTTAAAAAATATAAAAATCGAAAAGATTGCTGCTACAGATAAGACGAAAGTACCTGATAAAGCAAAAAATCGAAAAGACACGTTAGTTGTTGGGATTAGTAAACCGGGTGGTGTCTTTTTACCATACTTCCAGCAAAATGGTTGGGATGGAAATGTAACCTCTGTTATTTTTGCGTCTCTTGTATCGACAGATAAACAAGGAAAGCCAACTCCAGAATTAGCTGAGAAGTGGGATGTTTCTTCTGATCAGTTAACATATACATTCCATTTACGTAAAGATTTAAAATTTAGCGATGGTTCACCATTAACAGCAGATGATGTAGCGTTCACATTGACGCTTTTACATGATAAGGCATATGAAGGTGAAATAGACATTTCTCAATATGCTGTTAAAGGTGGTAAAGAATATAAAGAAGGAAAAGCAACTTCTATTGAAGGAATTCAAGTTGTTGATCCACAGACAATTAAAATTACGACTGAAAAAGTTAATTCGCAGACACTAACTGCTTTAGGTGGACCAGTGTTATCAAAAGCGTATTATGGAAAAGACTATAAACAAAATACAAGTTTAGATTATTTAAAAGAGTTATATGGAAAACCGATAGCTGCAGGTCCATATAAATTTGAAAAGTATATCCCAGGTCAAGAAGTTCGTTTTGTAGCAAACGAAAATTATTATGCAGGTAAGCCGAAAATTCTAAACTTCATTTATAAAATTACTGCTGGTGATACAAAACTACAATTATTCCAAACAGGTGAAGTTGACTACACTGGTCTAGGTACTGGTGATGAAATTCTTGAACAGGCGAAAGGTTTACAATTCGCGAACATTCAAATCGAAACAGCGGCATCATTTAATTATATTTATATGAATAATAATAAACCGTACTTAAAGGATAAAAAGGTTCGCCAAGCACTTATTTATGGATTAGATCGCAAAAAGTATGTTGATACAGCATTAAAAGGATACGGTACAGTAGCTAACGTACCAATCCATCCGACTTCTTGGGCTTATACGGAAGAAGGGGTTAATAAATATGAATACGATAAAGAAAAAGCGAAAAAATTATTAGATGAAGCGGGATGGAAAGCTGGTTCGGATGGAATTCGTGAAAAAGATGGTCAAAAATTAAAGCTTTCTTATTTCGGCCCAAGTTCGGCTAAAGATAGTGATCTACTAATTCCAATTGCCAAAGAGAATTATAAAGAGATAGGTGTAGAATTTAATCCTGAATTTATGGACTTTAATACTATGCTTTCGAAGGTAAACAAAGGTGACTATGATTTAGCTTCTGTTTCGACACCGATTACAAGTGACCCAAGTGAAACAGCTGGTGAATATTTATCTGGTGTCAATGAGAAGAGTCTTGGTTATAAAAATGCGAAAGTAGATGAGTTAATTAAAAAGGGTATTGAGACAGTTGATATTGAAAAACGTAAACCAATTTATAAAGAACTGTATAAAGAATTAAGTGATGACCCACCAGTAATTCTATTAAACTACCGTAGGACAATTACAGGATACAACGGGAATATAAAAGGAATTGACCCTGAAAAGTACAATAGTATTAGTGCAAACTTGCCAGTATTATCTATCGAAAAATAA
- a CDS encoding ABC transporter permease: MKTYIIRRLLQMIPTLLGASIIIFFLFALLPGDYIDSNPKITPERAAELRELYGLNKPIVERYFHWLGNALQGDFGFSLQYQEPVTSLLNKFIWNSFIVAVIALFFIWLIALIIGVFSATKQHSLFDKLVTIGVFAAMSFPSFFIGLFLIKVFAVDFKLLPIGGMIDVGSNSTGLAYVIEVAKHMVLPVFILTLLGVGSLTRYFRTSMLEVVRQDYIRTARAKGLKEKTVIYKHALKNAILPAITLLAFELPGLFSGAIIIEQIFNWPGIGNIQLEALNFRDYTVLMAFTMFLSCLTIVSNFLADVVYAVVDPRIRLK, from the coding sequence GTGAAAACATATATCATTCGTAGGCTGTTACAAATGATTCCTACACTGTTGGGTGCATCAATTATTATCTTCTTCCTGTTCGCACTTCTTCCAGGAGATTATATTGATTCAAACCCGAAGATTACACCGGAAAGAGCAGCTGAACTTAGGGAATTGTATGGATTGAATAAACCAATTGTTGAGCGATATTTTCACTGGCTAGGTAATGCATTGCAGGGGGACTTTGGTTTTTCTCTTCAATATCAAGAACCTGTAACGTCATTATTAAATAAATTTATATGGAATTCGTTTATTGTTGCGGTTATTGCATTGTTCTTTATTTGGCTAATTGCACTTATTATCGGCGTGTTTTCAGCGACAAAGCAGCATTCCTTATTCGATAAGCTTGTAACAATTGGTGTCTTTGCAGCGATGTCATTCCCTTCATTCTTTATCGGTTTGTTTTTAATTAAAGTGTTCGCGGTTGACTTTAAGTTATTACCGATAGGCGGGATGATTGATGTTGGGAGTAATTCGACGGGGCTTGCTTACGTAATAGAAGTTGCAAAGCATATGGTTTTACCAGTATTTATTTTGACACTTCTTGGAGTAGGCTCATTAACTCGTTATTTTAGAACGAGTATGTTAGAGGTTGTACGGCAAGATTACATTCGAACGGCTAGAGCAAAAGGTTTAAAGGAGAAGACAGTTATTTATAAACATGCATTAAAAAATGCAATTTTGCCGGCTATTACATTGCTTGCATTTGAGTTACCAGGATTGTTTTCAGGGGCAATTATTATTGAACAAATTTTTAACTGGCCAGGTATCGGTAATATTCAATTAGAAGCACTTAATTTCCGTGATTATACAGTATTAATGGCATTTACGATGTTTCTTTCTTGTTTAACAATTGTTTCAAACTTTTTAGCGGATGTTGTATATGCAGTTGTTGATCCACGTATTCGGTTGAAGTAA
- the opp4C gene encoding oligopeptide ABC transporter permease, translating into MGTVTAITEKKVKKKRRNESSPWRQAFKRIKKNKMALIGFYALVFMFLFCFIGPFFSPYASGKIQVALINKPPSFSHWLGTDQLGRDILTRLMQAGRISLTIGLASMVLSVILGALLGAIAGFYRGIVDNIIMRLADILMSMPGLPLLIIMGAILSEWKVPSDYRLYVIMIILSLVGWPGLARLVRGQILSLREQSFMQAADVLGIKDYRKIVYHLIPNVLPILIVVSTLGVAGSILGESALSYLGLGVVPPTPSWGNMISSANSLIDFQKRPWLWIPPGFTIFITVVSINLLGDALRDALDPKMKR; encoded by the coding sequence ATGGGAACTGTTACCGCAATTACAGAGAAAAAAGTAAAAAAGAAAAGACGAAATGAATCATCGCCGTGGAGGCAAGCTTTTAAAAGGATAAAGAAAAATAAAATGGCACTTATAGGGTTTTATGCATTAGTTTTTATGTTTTTATTTTGTTTTATCGGTCCATTCTTTTCACCGTATGCATCAGGGAAAATACAAGTTGCGCTAATTAACAAGCCACCTAGTTTTTCTCATTGGCTTGGTACGGATCAATTAGGAAGAGATATTTTAACGAGGCTGATGCAAGCGGGGCGGATTTCATTAACAATTGGCTTAGCTTCAATGGTGTTATCAGTTATATTAGGTGCTTTATTAGGAGCTATTGCAGGTTTTTACCGTGGTATCGTCGACAATATTATAATGCGTCTTGCCGATATTTTAATGTCGATGCCGGGATTACCGTTACTTATTATAATGGGTGCTATTTTATCAGAATGGAAAGTACCATCTGATTATCGTCTTTACGTCATTATGATTATTTTAAGTTTAGTAGGTTGGCCAGGACTTGCCCGTCTCGTACGGGGGCAAATTTTATCGCTTCGAGAACAATCGTTTATGCAAGCTGCTGATGTACTAGGGATAAAAGATTATCGGAAAATTGTATATCATTTAATCCCAAATGTTTTGCCAATATTAATTGTTGTATCAACATTAGGTGTTGCGGGTTCTATTTTAGGAGAGTCTGCACTAAGCTATCTAGGCCTTGGTGTCGTTCCACCTACACCATCGTGGGGAAATATGATTAGCTCAGCAAACTCATTAATCGATTTCCAAAAGCGTCCGTGGTTATGGATTCCACCCGGTTTTACAATCTTTATAACAGTTGTATCAATTAATTT